The Candidatus Omnitrophota bacterium genomic sequence TAAAACAACCTTTGGAAATGACCAATACCTTAACTAAATACGATATCAAAGCTAATATCACAGGCGGCGGTCTTACCGGACAGGCAGGCGCTTTCCGGCAGGGCCTTGCCCGCGTCTTAGTTCTGGCTGAACCGGAATTGAAGGATGCATTGCGTAAGCAGGGTTTTCTTACCCGCGACCCGCGCATGAAGGAACGCAAGAAGTATGGCCAGAAGGGCGCGCGTAAACGCTTCCAGTGGACAAAGAGGTAGGTTATGAGTTAGAAAGTTAAAAAGTTCAAATGTTCAAATGTGAAAGTCCCGCTGGAAGAGCGGGATTTTTTATTGATGGTCTTATCGTTTTTCTCGCTTACGAGGTAGCGGGTCCTGTCCCGCCATGAATCGTGGCGGGCCACCCGCTAAATTCTTACGTCAGCTCGAAAAACGCCAAGCCCATTTTGTTTAGTGATATCTCGACGAGAAAATGCTTGACTACGCTGAGTTTTTATCTTAATATGAGCGTATAAAAAAATAAGAGGAGAGGCGCATGGTAAGGGTAGGGATTGTAGGGGCGACGGGTTATGCGGGCGAGGAATTAATCGGTATACTTTTAAGGCACTCGCAGGTAAGAATAACGAGCGTATCTGCCAAAATCGATAAGCCCGAGGGTATAGAAAAGATATTCCCTAAATTCAAAAATAAGATTTCCTTGGTTTGCAAAGAGCCGGATATAAAAGAGATCGTCGCTGAATGCGACCTGGTATTTTTGGCATTACCCCATACCGTCTCCATGGAGATTGCGCCTAAATTATTGGGCGCCGGTAAAAAGGTAATTGATTTAAGCGCCGATTACAGGTTAAAGAATACCGCAACCTATACGCAGTTCTATAAGGCAAAACATAAGGATAAGGTAAGCCTCGTTAAGGCAGTATACGGCCTGCCGGAACTGTATAGGGCTAAAATCAAGAATGCCCAGCTTATTGCTAATCCCGGATGTTATCCGACGGCAGCGATATTATCCCTGGCGCCGCTGGTAGCTTTTAATCTGGCCGATTCAGGTTCTATAATTATCGATGCCAAGTCCGGGGTAACCGGCGCCGGTAAAAAGGTAGCAGAGAGTTTTCTCTTTTCAGAAATCAACGGGGATTTCAAGGCCTATAAGGTCAATGTGCATCAGCATATGCCGGAGATTAATCAGGAGCTGTCAAAGCTGGCGGCTAAAGGGATAAAAGTAATCTTTGTGCCGCATTTGTTGCCTCTGAACAGGGGGATATTAGAGACGATATATGTTAAAAAAGGGCAAAGGGCAAAGGGCAAAGGGCAAAAGTTAATAAGTTTATACAAAAAATTCTATAAGAAAGAGCCGTTTGTGAGAATAAAAGACGAGGGCGATTTTCCAAGAATAAAAGACGTGGTGGGGACGAATTTCTGCGATATCGGGATTAAAGAAAGCGCAGATTCCATAATTATCATTTCTGCCATAGATAATTTATTGAAAGGCGCTTCGGGCCAGGCAGTGCAGAATATGAATATTATGTATAAGTTTCCGGAATACAGCGCGTTAATATGAAAGTATATAAAAAAGCAATTTTGCCTCTGGGTTTTAAAGCTAATGGCGTGGCCTCAGGCATAAAAGAATCCGGAAAGTTAGACCTGGCGCTGTTTTATTCTGATATCCCTGCCAAGGCCGCTTGCCTTTTTACTACTAATAGAATCCAGGCTGCGCCTATACAGGTAAATAAAATCCACCTTAAGAGGGGTAAGGGATATCGGGCAATAATCGTCAATAGCGGCAATGCGAATTGTTTTACCGGAGAATCCGGTTTAAGGGATGCCCAGGCAACAGCTAAAAGTTTAGCCGCCGCCTTAAAGATTAAAAAAGAGAATACCCTGGTTGCCTCTACCGGTATTATCGGCAGGAGATTGCCTTTGATAAAGATTGAAAAAGCCGTGCCCGCCTTAGTAAAAGGATTATCCGGGACTGGCATAGATAAGGCAAAAAGAGCAATCATGACTACGGATACGTTCAGTAAAGAGGCTACTGTGAAACTGGCTATCGGTAAAAATATAGTTACGATTTGCGGTATTGCTAAGGGCGCTGGAATGATTGCGCCGGATATGGCGACCATGCTGGTATTTATTTTTACCGATGCCTTAATTTCACAAATGGCTTTAACCCGGGCCTTAGGGGCATCTACGGATAATTCTTTCCACTGCATTACCGTTGACGGGTGTATGAGCACAAACGATAGCGTTATGATGTTAGCCAACGGCCGGGCAAAGAATACCCTTATAGATAAAAATGGCAGGAATTTTACTGTTTTTGTCCAGGGTTTACAGGCGATCTGTATTGAGTTAGCTAAGATGATTGTCAGGGATGCCGAAGGCGCAAGTAAATTTATTCAAATACAGGTAACTGGGGCAAAAAATTTTAAACAGGCAAGGCAAGCAGCTTTAAGCATTGCTAATTCCAATCTCTTTAAGACTGCCGTTTACGGCCAGAATCCTAATTTCGGCAGGATTATCGCCGCTGTCGGCGCAAGCGGGATAGATGTCAGAGAGGAAGAGATCAGGATAAGGGTAAGCCCCTTGGATAGGAAAGAAATAAAAGTGGACGTGTCTCTTAACAGGGGTAGTGCCTGCGCTACGGTTTATACTTCGGACTTGACACCCGAATATATCAGGATAAACGCAGAGTATAACTAAGGAAGAGGAAAATGGAAGAAGCAATCAAGAAAGCGGATGTATTGATTGAGGCATTGCCTTATATCAAGAGGTTCCATAAGAAGGCGATTGTCATTAAATACGGCGGGAGCATCCTGGGAGAAGAAAAAATCAGGAGAGGAGTCCTGGAGGATATTGTTTTTTTAAGTTTTATGGGTTTAAAGCCGGTATTGGTACATGGGGGAGGCCCGAATATAAGCGAGCGTATTCGTTCAGAAGGGAAGAAGGCGGAATTCGTAGACGGTATACGCGTCACCGATGCAAAGACACTGACTGTTGTGGAAGAGGAGTTGCAGAAATTAAACGATATTATTGTCAATGAGATAACTGAATTAGGCGCAAACGCCGTGGGTTTGAACGGCCAGGATAAAAAGATAATCCAGGTAAAGAAGAAGAAAGCAGAGGTAGACCTGGGGTTAGTCGGCCATATTACTGAAATAAATGCCGAACCGATACTGGAAGAATTTAAGTCTGATACAGTAGTCGTTGTGCTGCCGATGGGCAAAGGCCAGGATAAAAAGGCGTACAATGTCAATGCCGATGAGGCAGCCGCCAATATTGCCGCTGCCCTTAAGGCGGAGAAATTAGTTTTGCTTACTAATGTAAAAGGCATTATGCGTAATCCTGATGACCCGAATTCTTTTTTATCTACTTTAACGGTAGATGAGGCAAAGGGGTTAATTGAAAATAACATTGTCCAGCAGGGGATGATCCCCAAAGTGATGGCCTGCGTTGAGGCATTAGAGAAGGGCGTAAAAAAGACGCATATTATTGATGCGCGCACGCCGCACGGTTTGCTTTTAGAGATATTTACGGATATGGGAGTAGGGACGGAGATTGTAAGATAGTTTAAATGTTAGAATGTTAAAATGTTTAAAAGTTTATGAAAAAAGAAGAGATATTGCAGGCATATAAAGATTACATCATGCCGACCTATACCAAGGTTCCTTTGATTTTTGTCAAAGGCAAAGGCAGCCGGCTCTGGGATATCCATAATAAAGCTTATCTGGATTTTTTCCCGGGTTGGGGAGTAGGTAACCTGGGGCATTGCCATCCTAAGGTGGTAGCGGCAGTGCGGGACCAGATTTCCAAATTGATATTTATACCTAATAATTATTACCATATTGCCCAGGCAAAATTAGCCAAGGAGATAGTCTATTGGACTCACCCCGCTAAGGTTTTTTTCTGCAATTCCGGGGCAGAGGCAAATGAGGCAGCCATAAAGTTTAGCCGGAAATTCGGCACTTCGACTCAGCCTTCGGCTTCGCTCAGTGCCGATGGTGAGCGTAGTCGAACCATCGGAAACGGCAGGTATGAAATTATTACTTTCGAAAACTCATTCCACGGCAGGACCCTGGCTGCTTTGGCTGCTACCGGACAGAAAAAATACCAGAACGGGTTTGCGCCTCTACCGGAAGGTTTTAAGACAGTAAAATTTAACGATATTGAGGAAGTCAAAAAGGCCATAACCGAAAAGACAGTAGGCATAATGCTGGAGTTGATCCAGGGGGAAGGCGGGATTAATGTCGCCAGCCGGGATTTTGTTTCGGCGTTAAGTAAGATTTGCGCTGAGAAGAACCTGCTTTTAATCGTAGATGAAGTGCAGACCGGTATCGGCAGGACCGGGAAATTATTCTGCTATCAGCATTACGGCATAACCCCGGATATAGTGACGCTGGCCAAGTCCTTAGGCGGAGGCTTGCCTATCGGCGTGATGTTAGTCAAGAAAGAGATTGCCGATACCTTAGGGCCAGGGATGCATGCCTCTACTTTTGGGGGAGGGCCGGTAATCTGCAAAGCAGCATTGGCAGTATTCAGGGCCATACAAAAGGAAAAGATGCTTACCAATGCCTCCAGGATGGGAGAATATTTATTTACGCGACTGAATGATTTAAAAAATAAGTATCCGGCGATAAAGGAAACAAGGGGTTTGGGCCTGATGGCCGGCGTAGAATTAAATATTGAGGGGAAAGCCATCGTGGAAAAATGCATAGAAAATGGGCTTTTGATTAACTGCACTCACGATAAAGTTTTGCGGCTTATGCCGGCATTAAATATCAGCAAAAAAGAAATTGATAAAGCGATTAAAATACTGGATAGTGTGTTTGAAAGTTTTTCCGCTTTATAATCTAATTGCGCTAGCGGGATCCCGCTTTAGTATAAGAAGGTCAAGCGGGAAAATGTTTGAATGTTGTAATGTTAGAATGTTTTAATGTTTAAAAGAAGGATGCTATGAAAAAAGATTTTATTTGTATTAAAGACCTGGCCTCAGGAGATATTACGGATATCTTTACCCTTACTGATGGTTTAAAGCAGGATAAGAATAAATACAGCAGGGTATTGGCAGGCAAGGCCCTGGCCCTAATCTTTCAAAAACCTTCGAACCGCACGCGGGTTTCTTTTGAAGTAGGCATGTATCAGCTGGGAGGATATTCCATATATTTAGGGCCTGATGAAATCAATCTGGGGGTAAGGGAATCTATTAAAGATGTAGCCAGGACTCTTTCCAGGTACGTAGACGGCATAGTATTAAGGACCTTTGAGCATAAAAATATTTTAGAGCTGGCTAAATTTTCCGCTCTGCCGGTAATAAACGGTTTGTCAGACTTGTTGCATCCTTGTCAGGCCCTGGCTGATATTTATACCGTCAGGGAAAAGTTGAAGAATATTAAAGGCGTAACCTTAGCCTATGTAGGAGACGGCAATAATGTCTGCAATTCTTTATTGTATGCCTGTGCCAGCGTAGGTATGAATATGCATGTGGCTACACCTAAAGGATATGAACCGGATAAAGCGGTTTTAAGAGAAGCGCAGATAATCGCTAAAGAAAACGGTTCAACCATAAATCTATTTATCAAACCCCAGGAGGCAGCCAGGGGTGCGGATGTCATTTATACTGATGTCTGGACGAGCATGGGCCAGGAAAAAGAAGCCCAAATTAGAAAGAAGGTATTTAAGGAATACCAGGTGAATAAGAGACTCATGCAGTCAGCCAAAAAGGGTGTTTTAATTATGCATTGCCTGCCGGCGCACAGGGGCGATGAGATCACGGATGAGGCCATTGACAGTGAGAATTCCGTGGTTTTTGATCAGGCAGAGAACAGGATGCATATACAGAAGGCGATCCTTATTAAGTTGCTAAAGTGATTTTATAAAACGTTAAATAAGAATAGGCTAAGGATTTAAAGACGCGTTAATAAGAAAGGAAAAACAGATGAAAAAAGGTTTTACTTTAATTGAGGTCATTGTTGTCGTTATTATTATTGGCATCATCGCCTCCTTGTATCTTTCATCTTTCGGCACTACGAAGGAAGGCGTCTTAGATAAAGAGGCCATTTCAAATTTAAAATTACTCCAAGTTATGGAAAAGACATATGAGATGGATACGGATACTTATTATCCTGCCTCAGAAGGTTCAGTATCGGATATAGTCACTATCAACAATAACCTGCATCTTTCTTTGCCTGCAGGTTCCGGACGTAGTTGGGACTACGAAGTCTGGAGCACGGGTTGTGTCCAGGCCACGCGAAAGGGCGATGATGAAAGGTCTTGGTATTTTAAGATTGAAGATGACGGGTCTACGGCTAATTGCGCGACCGATGGAGAGCCGAATAAAGATGATTGTTATACCTGTCCATAAGAAATAGGAGTTTTTAAATGACGGATAAGAAAAAGATAGTTCTTGCTTATTCCGGGGGGCTAGATACCTCCTGCGCAGTAAGGTGGCTTAAGGATCAAGGATACGAAGTAATCTGTTTTGCCGCGGATTTAGGCCAGGGTTTAGGAGGGGGTGAGGATTTTGCGGCAATAGAGGCACGGGCCTTAGCTGCCGGCGCTTCCAAAATATATATTAAAGACCTTCAGGATGAATTTGTAGAGGATTTTGTTATCCCGGCTTTAAAGGCAGGCGCTATTTATGAAGGTAAATACCTGCTCGCTACAGCATTGGGCAGGCCTTTGATTGCCAAATATCTGGTAGAAATAGCGCATAAAGAAAAGGCCGAGGCCGTAGCCCATGGTTGTACCGGTAAAGGTAATGATCAAGTCAGGTTTGAGGTGACTACGGGAATATTAGACCCAAAATTAGAGATTGTCGCTCCGGTGAGGGCCTGGGATTTTAAGTCGCGGGAAGAAGAAATAGAATACGCGCATACGTATAATATCCCTATAGATGTCAGCAAAAAGAAGCCTTACAGCATTGATAGGAATATCTGGGGTATTAGCATTGAAGCGGGCATCCTGGAAAATCTGGAGCAGGAACCGCCTGAGGACGCTTACCTGATTACCAAGAGCCCGACGGGTGCCTCTACATACCCTAAATATATAGAAATTTCTTTTGAAAAAGGCGTGCCTAAAAAAATAGACGGCAAGATTTATAAACCGAAGAATTTAATCAACCATCTGAATGAGATAGGCGGGCTTTACGGCGTCGGCAGGAGTGACCTGGTTGAAAATAGATTAGTAGGCATTAAATCCAGGGAGATTTACGAAGCGCCTGCGGCGACCATATTGCATATTGCCCATAAAGAATTAGAGAGTATAGTTTTAGACAGGGAACTAGCGCATTTTAAAGAGATAGTTTCGCTTAAATATGCGGAGCTGGTTTATTATGGGCTCTGGTATTCTCCTTTAAAAGAGGCGCTGGATGGCTTTGTGGATTCTACGCAAAAGTATGCCAGCGGTTCGATAAAAATGAAATTATTCAAGGGTAACTGTGTGGCTGTGGGTAGAAAGTCACATCATTCGTTGTATAAAAAGGAATTGAGCACTTACGGCAAAGAAGACAAATTCGACCAGAAATTAGCCGAAGGGTTTATTAAGATATGGGGAATGCCTTATAGGAAATAAGCCGTAAGCTGTAAGCCGTAAGTTATAAGATCAAGGAGATGAAATGGCGAAGAAATTATGGGGCGGAAGATTCAGCAAAAAAACAGACCCATTAGTAGAGGAGTTTACTAAGTCGATACAATTTGACTATAAGCTAGCTAACTGGGATTTAGTTGGTTCAAAATTACATGTAATTATATTAGAAAAAGCCGGATTGTTAACGTCAACTGAGGCATTAAAACTAAAAGAGGGATTGGGGGCTATTCATGCTCAGCTAAGAAATAAGGAGTTTAAAAAGACAGATAGAAACGAAGATATCCATACTTATATTCAGAATGCACTGCAAAATAGAATTGGAGATTTGGCTTTGAAACTACATACTGCAAGATCCAGGAATGATCAAGTTGTATTCGCAACTAAATTATACTGTAGAGAATGCATTCTTTGTTCTTGTAAACTCATCTTGGAGCTTACAAAAGAGATTATAAGTTTAGCAGAGAAAAATTCGGATATTGTTATTCCTGGGTTTACACATCTACAGCATGCTCAGCCGGTATTATTGCAGGATTACTTAGAAGCATATGAAGACATGCTTATCAGGGATACAGAGAGGTTAACATCTATTGCTAAGAATATGAAGGCTATTATGGGCGCAGGAGCGCTTGCAGGTACGCCTATTAGTTCCAATGAATATAAAATTAAGGCAGGAGAACAATTAAAAAAGATAGGCATTGATTTTATAGAAGCGATTGAAAATTCACTTGATTCGGTCAGCGATAGGGATTTTGTTATTGAAACCATCAGTGCTCTATCGATCCTTGCAATGCACCTATCTAGATTAGCTGAAGATTTAATTATCTGGTCAACAAAAGAATTTGATTTTGTGGAAATCAATGAATCTTTCTGCACCGGTAGTTCGCTGATGCCACAGAAGAAAAATCCTGACGTATTAGAACTAATTAGGGGCTATGCTGGCAGGTTGTATGGTAATTTAGTGAGCGTATTAACGATGATGAAAGGTCTGCCTCTGACATACAATAGAGATATGCAGTTAGATAAAGAACCGCTATTTAATTCTTTTGAAATAGTCTCCAGCGAATTGAAAGTATTAAGCGGTTTAATTAAAACGTTGAAATTCAATAAGCCCAAGATAGAAGAGCACCTGAAAGATGAAGGCCTCTATGCAACTGACATTGTGTATTACCTTGTAGATAAGAAGATTCCTTTTAAGGAAGCGCATACTATTATAGGAAAACTAATAAAATATTCGCTTGGTAATGAGATCAAAATTAAAGATATGCCGGAGAATTTATTAAGGAAGTTTTCCAATAAATTTGTTAAGAAAGAAATAGTTAAGTTATTTGATCCTTTGGTTTCGGTAAAGTCTAAGAAGTCAATTAAGAGGTAATATTTTTAGCGGGTGGCTTGGTTTGATTTCGAGCAGCTTGAAAGGGGACCCCGCGAGTGGGTGTGGGCGAGGAAAATTTGACGAGCACACACCCTAAAAGCAGGGGATAATTTGAATCCCTGCGAGAAAGCAAGGCAAGGTAGCCGCTAATAAGGATAAACTAAATGCACGAATTCAAATATAAAGGAAGCCATCTTTACTGTGAGAATGTTAGGGTTGAGGATTTAGCCAGGCGTTTCGGCACGCCGCTTTATATCTACAGCTACCATACTCTCATCGGCCATTTTCTGAAGCTGAAAACTGCCTTCGCTCCTATACAACCGCTCATTTGTTATTCGGTGAAGGCGAATTCCAACTTAGCTATTTTAAAAGCTTTAGTAGATAAAGGCGCGGGATTAGATATCGTTTCCGGCGGAGAGCTCTTCCGCGCATCGCAAGCCGGTTGTCCGGCAGATAAAATTGTCTATGCCTCAGTGGGTAAAACAGGCCGGGAGATAGAGGACGCCATAAAAAAAAGAATCCTCTTTTTCAATGTGGAGTCTATCCCTGAATTAGAGAATATTAACCGCATATCTAAAAGGCTAAGCAGGGTTACTCGGGTGGCCATACGCATCAATCCTGACGTGGAGCCCAAGACCCACAAATTCATTACTACGGGTAAAATTACCAATAAATTCGGCATAGATTTTAAAAATGCCTATAGAATACTGCTTGCGCGCGATAAATTCGCCAATTTAAATATCTGCGGTTTGCACATACATATCGGTTCGCAGATTACCGAGAGCGCGCCTTACCTCGCCGCCATAACCAAGATAGCGGATTTCATCTGGCAGTTAAGGCGAAAAGGCATAGAATTGGAATATCTGAATATAGGAGGAGGCCTGGGGATTATCTATAATAAAGAAACCCCTCAGACCGCTCAGATATTTGCCAAAAGGATTACACCCTCATTAGAAAAAACAGGGCTAAAAATAATTCTGGAGCCCGGAAGGTTTATCGTAGGTAATGCCGGCATCCTGGTGGCTAAAGTTCTGTATATTAAAAATACGCCCAAAAAGAAATTTGTGATTATTGACGCAGGGATGAATGATTTAATCCGGCCCGCTTTATACGATGCTTATCATCAAATTTTACCATTACGAGTTACGAGTTACCTGCCTGTCCGGCATGCAGGTGAGTTACGAGTTACGAGTAAAGTAGATGTAGTCGGCCCTATTTGCGAAAGCGCAGATTTCATCGCCAAGGATAGAAAATTGCCCCGCGTTAGAGAAGGGGATCACCTGGCGGTAATGGGCGCGGGTGCCTACGGCTTTAGCATGTCTTCTAACTATAACTCCCGGCTGAGGGCACAGGAAGTTTTGGTAGTTAAAGATAAAGTTTTTACAATCAGAAAAAGAGAATCTTACGCGGATTTGGTCCAGAATGAGGTAATTCCGCCTTTTCTTTTTGGTTTGTAATATGCGAAAGATTGATTTTACCAAAATAGTGGCATCAGGAAACGACTTCGCGGTTATTGAGAACAGTCGTCAGTTGTCAGTTTTTAGCTTTCAGTCTTTAGCCAAAAAAATATGTGAACGGAAATACGGAGTAGGCGCTGACGGGTTACTTATTTTAGAAAAATCCAGGGTTGCCGATGTAAGAATGCGCATTTTTAATCCCGATGGTTCGGAGGCCCAAATGTGCGGCAATGGGGCCAGGGCAACCGCGCTCTATAAAAAATCCAGTAAAGTAAAAATCGAAACCAAAGCAGGGATAATCGAATCCGAGGTAAAGCGGGATAACGTAAAAATAAAACTCACTGAACCAAAAGAAATAAAGTTGGATTTACCCGTTAGGCTCAGGAATAGAACTTTACGCGTAAATTTTATCAATACCGGTGTTCCGCATGCCGTAATCTTCGTCGCAGATTTAGACAAGATAGATGTGACAGATTTGGGTAGGCAGGTACGTTACCATAAACAATTCGCTCCGCAAGGGACCAATGCCGATTTTATAGAGGTGTTGGATAAAAGGAATATAAAACTTAGGACTTATGAAAGAGGCGTAGAAAATGAGACCCTAGCTTGCGGGACAGGGGCGGTCGCCTCAGCTTTAATTACAGCTTACAGCTTACAGCTTACAGCTTACAGCAGGATAAATATACATACCAAGAGTGGAGAAATATTAAAGGTCTATTTTGAAAAAACAGGCCGGAAATTCAGCGATGTCTGGTTAGAAGGTAAGGCCAGGATAGTTTACAAAGGAGCGTATTATGTTTAGGGGCTCAATTGTAGCAATAGTCACCCCATTTAACAATGGAAAAGTCGATGAAAAGAAGCTGAGGGGCCTGATAGAGTTCCAGATTAAAAACGGGACATCCGGCATCGTGCCCTGTGGGACAACAGGCGAGTCTGCGACTTTATCTTTTGAAGAACATGACCGTGTCATTGAAATTACCATAGAACAAGTAAAGAAAAGAGTCCTGGTTATTGCCGGCACAGGTTCAAATTCTACGGAAGAAGCAGTGATGTTAACTAAACATGCTGCCAAGGCCGGGGCAGACGCGTCTTTACAGGTTTCGCCTTATTATAATCGGCCTACGCAAAGAGGCCTTTATGCGCATTTTAAGGCCATTGCTGATTCTGTTGATATACCCATCATACTTTATAACATCGCTTCGCGCACCGGCGTAAACATAGAGCCGGAGACGATCGCCCGATTAAGCTGCGATTGCAAAAATATAGTAGGAGTCAAAGAGGCTTCGGGGAACCTTGACCAGATGTCATGCATAAAAGCATTATGCGGGCAAAATTTTGCCTTGATTTCAGGAGACGACAGCCTGACGTTACCGGTATTAAGTATCGGCGGCACAGGTATTATCTCGGTAGTGGCTAATATTGCCCCTAAAGATGTAGCGGATATGGTCAGTGAATTCGAGAAAGGAAATATCCAGAAAGCCCGCGCATTACACTATAAATTATTACCTTTGATAAAGGCGGTCTTTCTGGAAACTAACCCCATACCGGTAAAAACAGCCATGGGATTAATGAAACTCTGCGAGCCGGATTTAAGGTTGCCGATGTGCCCCATGTCCGA encodes the following:
- the dapF gene encoding diaminopimelate epimerase, translating into MRKIDFTKIVASGNDFAVIENSRQLSVFSFQSLAKKICERKYGVGADGLLILEKSRVADVRMRIFNPDGSEAQMCGNGARATALYKKSSKVKIETKAGIIESEVKRDNVKIKLTEPKEIKLDLPVRLRNRTLRVNFINTGVPHAVIFVADLDKIDVTDLGRQVRYHKQFAPQGTNADFIEVLDKRNIKLRTYERGVENETLACGTGAVASALITAYSLQLTAYSRINIHTKSGEILKVYFEKTGRKFSDVWLEGKARIVYKGAYYV
- the dapA gene encoding 4-hydroxy-tetrahydrodipicolinate synthase → MFRGSIVAIVTPFNNGKVDEKKLRGLIEFQIKNGTSGIVPCGTTGESATLSFEEHDRVIEITIEQVKKRVLVIAGTGSNSTEEAVMLTKHAAKAGADASLQVSPYYNRPTQRGLYAHFKAIADSVDIPIILYNIASRTGVNIEPETIARLSCDCKNIVGVKEASGNLDQMSCIKALCGQNFALISGDDSLTLPVLSIGGTGIISVVANIAPKDVADMVSEFEKGNIQKARALHYKLLPLIKAVFLETNPIPVKTAMGLMKLCEPDLRLPMCPMSEENLGKLKKALKDYGLL